The Sinomicrobium kalidii genome contains a region encoding:
- a CDS encoding thiopeptide-type bacteriocin biosynthesis protein, giving the protein MNDKPTQRNFILGDSWLFYKIYTGPKTSDTILTEAIRPVALQLIREKVIDKWFFMRYSDPKHHLRVRFHFNAPDTIGTIINRLLPAFRDFTDKDLIWKIQADTYKRELERYGHNTMELAETLFFHDSTMITEFLDMIEGDEGEELRWLFSLRAMDSLLDSFLYTEEEKLALLERLKTGFGEEFGMSRPLKKQLDDKYRKYRAKIDAFMVFQAGDNPDYGPILEVLERKKRNITPVANAVLKHRDEKTLEVPLNDLMGSYIHMLMNRLFRSRNRMHEMVCYDFLYRYYRSAIARKKKGKNAIGNRKEIVKSQGG; this is encoded by the coding sequence ATGAACGATAAACCTACACAACGCAATTTTATTCTCGGTGATAGCTGGTTGTTCTACAAAATATATACGGGCCCCAAAACCTCGGATACCATTCTCACGGAAGCCATCCGGCCCGTTGCCTTACAGTTGATACGGGAAAAAGTAATAGACAAATGGTTTTTTATGCGTTATTCCGATCCGAAACACCATCTCAGGGTTCGTTTTCATTTTAACGCACCGGATACTATTGGCACAATTATCAATCGCCTGTTACCTGCTTTCAGGGATTTTACGGATAAAGATCTGATATGGAAGATCCAGGCCGATACCTACAAACGGGAACTCGAACGCTACGGGCACAATACGATGGAACTTGCGGAAACCCTGTTTTTTCACGACAGTACCATGATAACGGAGTTCCTGGACATGATAGAAGGCGATGAAGGTGAAGAACTAAGATGGTTGTTTTCATTGAGGGCAATGGATTCGCTTCTCGACAGTTTCCTGTACACAGAAGAAGAAAAACTCGCCCTGCTGGAACGGTTAAAGACGGGATTCGGTGAAGAATTCGGAATGAGCAGACCGCTAAAAAAGCAGCTGGATGACAAATATCGTAAATACAGGGCTAAAATAGATGCGTTCATGGTCTTTCAGGCCGGGGACAATCCGGATTATGGCCCGATACTGGAAGTATTGGAACGAAAAAAACGTAACATAACACCCGTGGCAAATGCTGTTTTAAAGCACCGGGATGAAAAAACACTGGAAGTGCCGCTGAACGATCTTATGGGGAGTTACATCCACATGCTGATGAACCGCCTCTTCAGATCCAGGAACCGCATGCACGAAATGGTGTGTTATGATTTCCTGTACAGGTATTACAGATCGGCCATTGCGAGAAAAAAGAAAGGGAAGAACGCGATCGGTAATCGTAAGGAAATTGTAAAAAGCCAGGGAGGATAA
- the purE gene encoding 5-(carboxyamino)imidazole ribonucleotide mutase, with amino-acid sequence MSKVAVIMGSTSDLPVMQDAIDILKGFDIEVEVDIVSAHRTPEKMFDFGKNAHDRGISVIIAGAGGAAHLPGMIASLSPLPVIGVPVKSSNSIDGWDSVLSILQMPGGVPVATVALNGAKNAGILAAQIIGSGDKCVLDKVLVYKEGLKAKVIEGAKNVKK; translated from the coding sequence ATGAGCAAAGTAGCCGTTATTATGGGAAGCACCAGCGACCTGCCCGTTATGCAGGACGCCATAGATATTCTGAAAGGGTTTGACATTGAGGTGGAAGTCGATATCGTGTCGGCACACCGGACACCGGAAAAAATGTTCGACTTCGGTAAAAATGCGCACGATCGCGGAATTTCAGTGATCATTGCCGGTGCCGGGGGAGCTGCACACCTTCCGGGAATGATAGCTTCGCTGTCGCCGCTCCCGGTTATCGGGGTTCCGGTAAAAAGCAGTAATTCCATAGACGGCTGGGATTCCGTATTGTCCATCCTGCAGATGCCGGGAGGAGTCCCCGTGGCCACCGTAGCATTGAACGGGGCCAAAAATGCCGGGATACTAGCCGCCCAGATCATCGGAAGCGGCGATAAATGTGTGCTGGACAAAGTACTGGTTTACAAAGAAGGATTAAAGGCCAAGGTTATCGAAGGGGCTAAAAATGTAAAAAAATAA
- a CDS encoding 5-(carboxyamino)imidazole ribonucleotide synthase produces the protein MDYFSSDFKLGILGGGQLGKMLLYETRKYDIYTCVLDPSREAPCRIACNAFYTGDLMDYDTVYEFGKKVDVLTFEIENVNVDALEKLEEEGIKVFPSPATLRTIQNKARQKLFYTDHNIPTAVFRRYAYTSEIRTALENESIDFPFVWKSAQFGYDGKGVKVIRSHTDLDNLPDVECITEEMIPFKNELAVIVARNTKGEVSTYPVVEMEFHPTANQVEYVICPARIDETVAEKARQTALKVSEAFRHVGLLAVEMFRTQDDDILVNEVAPRPHNSGHYSIEASYTNQFEQHLRAILGLPLGLADSKVGGIMVNLTGAEGYTGKVIYRNIEAIMKMDGVTPHIYGKKETRPFRKMGHVTIVNKDIDKAREIAEKVKNTIKVVC, from the coding sequence ATGGATTACTTTTCTTCCGATTTCAAACTGGGAATACTCGGCGGCGGACAGCTCGGAAAAATGTTGTTGTACGAAACCAGGAAATACGATATTTATACCTGTGTCCTCGACCCCAGCAGGGAAGCTCCCTGCAGGATTGCCTGTAATGCATTCTATACGGGAGATCTTATGGATTACGATACCGTTTATGAATTCGGGAAAAAAGTGGACGTCCTCACCTTCGAGATTGAAAATGTAAATGTTGATGCCCTGGAGAAACTGGAAGAAGAAGGCATAAAGGTTTTCCCTTCTCCCGCCACATTGAGGACCATTCAGAACAAGGCCAGGCAGAAGCTCTTTTACACAGATCACAATATCCCTACGGCCGTGTTCAGGAGATATGCATATACCAGTGAAATCCGTACGGCACTGGAAAATGAAAGTATCGACTTTCCCTTCGTCTGGAAAAGCGCACAATTCGGTTATGACGGAAAAGGGGTGAAAGTCATCCGCTCACATACCGATCTGGACAACCTGCCCGATGTGGAATGCATTACCGAGGAAATGATCCCGTTTAAAAACGAACTGGCAGTGATTGTGGCCCGGAACACCAAGGGGGAAGTATCCACTTACCCTGTGGTGGAAATGGAATTCCATCCCACGGCGAACCAGGTGGAATATGTGATCTGCCCGGCGAGAATAGATGAAACTGTGGCAGAAAAGGCCCGGCAAACTGCCCTGAAAGTATCCGAAGCGTTCCGCCACGTAGGCCTATTGGCCGTGGAAATGTTCCGGACGCAAGATGATGACATCCTTGTAAATGAAGTGGCCCCCCGCCCGCACAACAGCGGACACTATAGCATAGAAGCCAGCTACACCAACCAGTTTGAACAACATCTTCGGGCCATACTGGGATTACCACTGGGACTTGCTGACAGTAAGGTTGGCGGTATCATGGTAAACCTTACCGGGGCAGAAGGTTATACGGGGAAAGTAATATACCGTAATATAGAAGCTATTATGAAAATGGACGGGGTAACCCCGCATATTTACGGCAAAAAGGAAACCCGGCCGTTTCGTAAAATGGGGCATGTGACCATTGTGAACAAGGACATCGACAAGGCAAGGGAAATTGCGGAGAAGGTGAAGAATACCATTAAGGTGGTCTGTTAA
- the moeB gene encoding HesA/MoeB/ThiF family protein yields MLSKGENAQYHRQLILSEIGESGQAKLKNARVLVIGAGGLGSAILPYLIAAGTGNTGIIDHDKVEVSNLHRQVLFSTDDIGQNKAVIAAEKLKKLNPHIQITAYPEALTRENALELFSSYDIIVDGSDNFPTRYLVNDAAVMCNKPVVFGSIYKFEGQVSVFNYQDGPTYRCLFPTPPPPGASPNCAEIGVLGVLPGIIGAMQANEVIKMVCGIGQVLSGKLLTIDCLTMQTQTLKFSKNVQEIPDALNDVEYACIRDEGVMDEITSEDFINSDLKNTTVVDVRTSSERESSRMDMLPPDSPDLHIPLDQLESLCDIIPTHQTIVFYCQSGVRSRQAAQWFLREYPAAKVLSLRGGLATLLNSVS; encoded by the coding sequence ATGTTATCTAAAGGAGAAAACGCACAATACCACCGGCAACTCATACTAAGCGAGATCGGGGAAAGCGGACAGGCAAAACTCAAAAACGCCAGGGTCCTGGTCATCGGTGCAGGCGGACTGGGCTCTGCCATACTTCCTTATCTCATCGCTGCCGGAACGGGAAATACAGGTATTATAGATCATGATAAGGTAGAGGTGTCCAACCTTCACCGGCAGGTATTGTTTTCTACTGACGATATCGGACAGAACAAGGCCGTAATTGCAGCAGAAAAACTGAAAAAACTGAATCCGCACATACAAATAACGGCATATCCCGAAGCGCTGACCAGAGAAAATGCCCTGGAACTGTTTTCCTCATATGATATTATCGTGGACGGGTCAGATAATTTTCCCACACGGTACCTCGTCAACGATGCCGCTGTTATGTGTAACAAACCTGTGGTTTTCGGTTCCATTTACAAATTCGAAGGACAGGTTTCCGTATTCAATTATCAGGACGGCCCTACATACAGGTGTCTCTTCCCCACTCCGCCACCTCCCGGGGCTTCCCCGAACTGTGCGGAAATAGGGGTACTCGGTGTACTGCCCGGCATTATCGGTGCCATGCAGGCCAATGAGGTGATCAAGATGGTTTGCGGCATAGGACAGGTATTGAGCGGAAAACTCCTGACGATAGATTGCCTCACCATGCAGACCCAGACACTGAAATTCAGTAAGAATGTTCAGGAAATACCGGACGCCCTCAACGACGTTGAATATGCCTGTATCCGTGATGAAGGTGTGATGGATGAAATTACTTCTGAAGACTTTATAAATTCCGATCTGAAAAACACAACTGTCGTTGATGTCCGTACTTCTTCGGAAAGGGAAAGTTCCCGTATGGATATGCTTCCGCCGGATAGTCCGGACCTCCATATTCCTTTGGACCAACTGGAATCGCTTTGCGATATCATCCCCACCCATCAAACCATTGTCTTTTACTGCCAGAGCGGTGTGAGGAGCAGGCAGGCCGCACAGTGGTTTTTGCGGGAATACCCTGCTGCAAAGGTCCTGAGCTTGCGGGGCGGATTGGCCACTTTGCTTAATTCGGTAAGTTAA
- a CDS encoding porin family protein has protein sequence MTKKLFFLLTTILSVKSYAQISFEKGYFIDNSGQKTECLIKNIDWKNNPTEFQYKLTETDSPKAGTMASVKEFGVSGISKFIRATVKIDKSDERIGSLSSNKAPEFQEEQLFLKVLIEGKASLYHYENGNLRCYFFKTDTLDEIRQLVYKKYLAAENKIGENIQYKQQLWQSLKCDAITMRKVETLEYRKNSLINLFTKYNSCTHSEFVSYKKNNKRMFHLTLRPGLKFSSLSIDRNQSSGRKTDFDNEPGFRFGLEGEFVLPFNKNKWSVLIEPTYQYYKSEKTIDADNVSGGKLTTSVDYKSIEIPLSVRHYFFLDDNSKLFANLSVVFNADLDSSIDFTRSDDSSIYRTLETKSNTHLALGLGYKYNNKYSLELRYQSRSILNYVYWDSNYKSLSVIVGYTIF, from the coding sequence ATGACAAAAAAACTGTTTTTCCTTCTGACTACAATCTTAAGTGTAAAATCCTATGCACAAATATCTTTTGAAAAGGGATATTTTATTGATAATTCCGGACAAAAAACGGAGTGCCTGATTAAAAATATCGACTGGAAAAACAACCCGACTGAATTTCAGTATAAACTAACCGAAACCGATTCCCCAAAGGCCGGAACTATGGCATCCGTAAAGGAGTTTGGCGTATCGGGGATCTCTAAATTTATCAGGGCGACGGTCAAAATTGACAAATCAGACGAAAGAATCGGTTCATTAAGTAGTAACAAAGCCCCGGAGTTCCAAGAAGAACAGCTTTTTTTAAAAGTGTTGATCGAAGGTAAGGCCAGCTTATACCATTATGAAAACGGAAACCTGAGATGTTACTTCTTTAAGACAGATACTTTAGATGAAATCCGGCAATTGGTTTATAAAAAATATCTTGCCGCTGAAAACAAAATAGGGGAAAACATTCAGTACAAACAACAACTCTGGCAGTCACTAAAATGCGATGCCATTACCATGAGGAAAGTGGAGACACTCGAATACAGAAAAAATTCCCTGATTAATTTATTTACGAAATATAATTCGTGTACCCATTCGGAATTCGTAAGTTACAAAAAGAACAACAAGAGGATGTTCCATCTCACCCTCAGGCCCGGCCTTAAATTCTCTTCCTTAAGTATAGACAGAAATCAATCAAGTGGAAGAAAAACCGATTTTGACAATGAACCGGGATTCAGGTTCGGTTTGGAAGGCGAATTTGTTCTACCCTTTAACAAAAACAAATGGAGTGTGTTGATTGAGCCCACTTATCAATATTACAAGTCAGAAAAAACGATCGATGCCGACAATGTATCCGGGGGTAAACTTACCACAAGTGTGGATTACAAATCGATTGAAATACCCCTGTCGGTACGGCATTATTTTTTTCTTGACGACAACTCAAAACTATTTGCCAATCTTTCTGTGGTATTCAATGCAGATCTCGATTCATCCATAGATTTTACCCGGTCTGATGACTCTTCCATTTACAGGACCCTGGAAACCAAATCAAATACTCATCTGGCCCTGGGACTCGGTTACAAGTATAACAATAAATACAGCCTGGAATTGAGGTACCAATCCAGAAGTATTCTGAATTATGTATACTGGGATTCAAATTACAAAAGTTTATCTGTAATTGTCGGATACACGATTTTCTAA